One window of the Phalacrocorax aristotelis chromosome 19, bGulAri2.1, whole genome shotgun sequence genome contains the following:
- the TMEM51 gene encoding transmembrane protein 51, with translation MAQSRANGSHYALTAIGLGMLVLGIIMAVWNLVPGFGPADKPATHAGNSSKPDHSTGGILKSKTFSVAYVLVGAGVLLLLLSICLNIRDKKRQSEDIAHVQHQVSAEPSHQEDSQEEDEDVSSQYYVPSYEEVMNVGYSEPRDLDRSNRVSISLPSYESLTGLDESTQPPAAAGAEPGVERQPSRHSSRLSKRLKPLKVRRIKSEKLHLKDIRLNLPQGNSTTPITIEPLTPPPKYEDIQEKVPESQQMP, from the exons ATGGCCCAGTCGCGGGCCAACGGCTCGCACTACGCCCTGACGGCGATAGGGCTGGGGATGCTCGTCCTCGGCATCATTATGGCCGTCTGGAACCTCGTCCCCGGCTTCGGCCCCGCCGACAAACCCGCCACCCACGCCGGGAACAGCAGCAAGCCCGACCACAGCACCGGAGGCATTTTGAAGAGCAAGACCTTCTCGGTGGCCTACGTGCTGGTGGGGGCGGgcgtgctgctgctgctgctctccatcTGCCTGAATATCCGGGACAAGAAGAGGCAAAGCGAAGATATTGCTCACGTGCAGCACCAAGTATCTGCAGAGCCCTCGCACCAGGAGGACAG TCAAGAAGAGGACGAAGATGTGTCTTCCCAGTACTACGTCCCCAGCTATGAGGAGGTGATGAACGTGGGCTATTCTGAGCCCAGAGACTTGGACAGGAGCAACAGGGTCAGCATCTCCCTGCCCTCCTATGAATCGCTGACGGGGCTCGACGAAAGCACCCAGCCGCCGGCAGCCGCCGGCGCAGAGCCCGGCGTGGAGCGGCAGCCCAGCCGGCACAGCTCGCGCCTGAGCAAGCGCCTGAAGCCGCTGAAGGTCCGGAGGATCAAGTCGGAGAAGCTGCACCTGAAGGACATCAGGCTAAACCTCCCGCAGGGGAACAGCACCACCCCTATCACCATAGAGCCGCTGACCCCTCCGCCCAAGTACGAGGACATCCAGGAGAAAGTGCCAGAGAGCCAGCAAATGCCTTAA